In Brachionichthys hirsutus isolate HB-005 chromosome 20, CSIRO-AGI_Bhir_v1, whole genome shotgun sequence, the genomic stretch ctcatgtggacattcaaagcagatttttgtatgaattgtttcccacatgttttacagtcaaagggcctctcaccagtgtggattctcatgtggacattcaaagcagatttttgtgtgaattgtttcccacatgttttacagtcaaagggcttctcaccagtgtggattatcatgtggacattcaaagcatatttttttatgaattgttccccacatgttttacagtcaaagggcttctcaccagtgtggattctcatgtgttttttcaaatcagatttttgtatgaattgtttcccacatgttttacagtcaaagggcttctcaccagtgtggattctcatgtggacattcaaatcagatttttgtgtgaattgtttcccacatgttttacagtcaaagggcttctcaccagtgtggattctcatgtggacattcaaagcagatttttgtatgaattgtttcccacatgttttacagtcaaagggcctctcaccagtgtggattctcatgtggacattcaaagcagatttttgtatgaattgtttcccacatgttttacagtcaaagggcttctcaccagtgtggattatCATGTGttttttcaaatcagatttttgtatgaattgttccccacatgttttacagtcaaagggcttctcaccagtgtggattctcatgtggacttttaAGCTTGCGTGTTTTGTGTAACCCttgttacataatgtacaaacatatgACTTTTTACTTGCGTTATTTCTTCCCTGGGATTGAAACTGGGGCTCAATCTCAGCATCTGTTCTGCTCGttccacctccctcatcatggctgacagatacgtgagagctggtagagatcagcaggtcaatgtctgctgctccaaccacagagattataaccggcatgttgacgacagactctgtctctgctgcaccatcttcatccttcatgtacagagtctgatcttcactctggtcattttcctcatgagtcggagtca encodes the following:
- the LOC137909290 gene encoding zinc finger protein 420-like; protein product: MSSFEFLGNVVKKRVTAPEEDIFGKFEKTPSKDEEINRQPGLLGHSLRPELKLHRIDCPQRHVCKEEEEEVPADQQLWNQEVRSRMKQEDPELPHLKEEPEELLTSQEGEQLVLKEETNVVMLTPTHEENDQSEDQTLYMKDEDGAAETESVVNMPVIISVVGAADIDLLISTSSHVSVSHDEGGGTSRTDAEIEPQFQSQGRNNASKKSYVCTLCNKGYTKHASLKVHMRIHTGEKPFDCKTCGEQFIQKSDLKKHMIIHTGEKPFDCKTCGKQFIQKSALNVHMRIHTGERPFDCKTCGKQFIQKSALNVHMRIHTGEKPFDCKTCGKQFTQKSDLNVHMRIHTGEKPFDCKTCGKQFIQKSDLKKHMRIHTGEKPFDCKTCGEQFIKKYALNVHMIIHTGEKPFDCKTCGKQFTQKSALNVHMRIHTGERPFDCKTCGKQFIQKSALNVHMRIHTGEKPFDCKTCGKQFIQKNDLNVHMRIHTGERPFDCKTCGEQFIQKSALNVHMRIHTGEKPFDCKTCGKQFIQKSDLKKHMRIHTGEKPFDCKTCGKQFIQKYALNVHMIIHAGEKPYGCKTCGKQFTQKSDLNVHMRIHTGEKPFDCKTCGKQFTQKSQLKRHMTIKTGKACPFINV